Genomic segment of Deltaproteobacteria bacterium:
GACGCGGGAAGCGCTCGACGCGACGCTCGCGGACTTCGCCGCGCGGGGCATCACCCACGCGGCGCTACAGACCCACGTCGAGGGCGTCGTCGTGAAGTTCTACGGTGTGGCCGACGGGCGCTTCTTCCGCTGCTACACCCGAGAAGGAGCCGTTCCGGCTCCGATCCCGGCCTTGTGGAGCGTCGCGCACGCGGGCGCCGCCGCGCTCGGGCTCGACGTGTTCGGCGGCGATCTCGTCGTCACCCCCGACGGACGTCCCTTCCTCATCGACGTGAACGACTGGCCGAGCTTCGCGCGCTGTCGCGACGAGGCTGCCGACGCCATCGCCGGCTACGCGATCGACCGCCTGATCGACGTCGCGCCGGCCGCGCAAGGACAGCATGGATAAGAAACCCGGCCCGAAGTCCCGCTCGGTGTTCCACGAGGAGCAAGCCGTCGTCGCGCCCGGACAGCAGCGCATCGCGCTGCTGTCCGAGCTGACGCTCGCATCCGGGCGGGGCGCGACCATCACGGATCTGGACGGCAACACCTACCTCGACTTCTTCGCGGGTGTCGCCGTCGCGAGCCTCGGCCATGCGCATCCCGCCTACATGGCCAAGGTGGAGGCGCAGCTCCGGCGCATCTCCGTCGGCAGCTTCACGACCGAGAATCGGCTGAAGCTGCTCAGGCTGATCGCCAAGCTGGCGCCCGGGAACCTCGCTCGCACACAGCTCTTCAGCGGTGGTGCGGAGGCGGTGGAGGCGGCGTTCCGGCTCGCGATGTCCGCCACGGGCAAATACGAGATCGTCGGGTTCTGGGGTGGGTTCCACGGCAAGACGGCGGGCGTCATGGGCCTGATCGGCGACGAGTCGAAGCACGGCTGGGGCCCCCTTCCCGGCGGCCGGTTCTCCGTGCCTTACGCCGACTGCGCGCGCTGCCCATTCAAGCTTCGTCATCCCGACTGCGGCCTCGCCTGTGCGGACTTCGCGCGGCAGGCGATCAAGCGCACCACCTCGGGGGCGGTCGCGGCGATCGTCATCGAGCCGATGCAGGGCACGGCCGGCAACGTCGTCCCTCCGCCGGAGTTCCTCCCGGCGATCCAGAGCATCGCAAAGGAGATCGGCGCGCTCTTGATCGCCGACGAGATGATCACCGGCTTCGGACGCACCGGCCGCTGGTTCGGGTGCAACCATTCCAACGTGGTCCCCGACGTCATGACGGTCGGCAAAGGGATGGGGAACGGCTTTCCGATCAGCGGCGTGATCTCGTCCGACGACATCGTGAGAGCCGAGCCATTCTCGCGAGCGAGCGCGTCGTCCTCCAGCTACGGCGGCAATCCGCTGGCGGCGACGGCCGCCCTCGCGACACTCGAGGCGATGGTCGACGAGGGGCTGGTCGAGCACGCCGCGACGATCGGCGCGCACATGCTGGATCGCCTGCGCGCCATGCGGGAAACGTACCCCTTCATCGGCGACGTTCGCGGCGCCGGCTTGATGATCGGCGTCGACCTCGTCGCCGACCGCAGCACGAATGAGCTCCTCGGGCGCGCCGCCACCGAGCGCATCTTCCTCGATGCGCTCCAGCACGGCCTCTTGATGATGGGATACTTCCCGCGCATCCGCATCAATCCCCCGCTCACGATCACGCGCGAGCAAGCCGATCGGGGGCTCGACATCCTCGACCGGGTCTTCGCCCGCGCCGCCAAGGAAGTTCCGGCGTCGTGAAGGGGAGGCGGCCACGCCCGCTGCGCGGGGCGATCGTGGGATTCGGCAACGTGGCGGTCGAAGGCCATCTGCCGGCCTGGCGCGAGCACAAGCTCTTCGACATCGTGGCGGTCTGCGACCCGAACGAGACGCGGCTGGCGCTCGCGGCGGAGGCGCTGCCGACGGCGCGCCGCTACGCCGACATCGACGACCTCCTGCTGAACGAGCGTCTCGATTTCGTCGATGTGGCGACGCCGCCCGCGAGCCACGCCGCGATCGTGCTCGCCGCGCTGGCCAAGCGCGTGGCGGTCCTTTGCGAGAAACCCCTCACCACCACGTGGGACGTTCTCCGGCAGATCCGCAACGCCGCGAGCGCCGCACGCGCGGTCGTCTTCACGACCCACAACTGGAAATACGCGCCGATCATCCGCACCGCGAAGCGCACGCTCCGCCGCGGCGACATCGGCGCCGTGTCGCACGTCCGTCTCGAGACGGTCCGCACGACGCCGCCGACCGACGCGGGCACCGACGGCACGTGGCGCCTCGATCCGGCGGCCGCCGGCGGCGGCATCCTGGTCGACCACGGATGGCATGCGTTCTACCTCGCCCGCCACCTCGCCGATGCGGACCCGGTCGCGATCTCCGCCGTGACGTCGCAGCGCAAGTTCACGGCGACCAGCGTCGAGGATACCGCCGAATGCACCATCGAGTTCCCGCGGGCACGCGCCGAGATCTTCCTCACGTGGGCGGGCGACGCACGCCGGAACTCCGGCACGGTGACGGGAAGCCTCGGCACGCTGACGATCGCGGACGGCACCCTGATCACCACCATCGGGAACGGGCCTCCCGTCGAGACGCGCTTCGCGCAGCCGCTCTCGGCCGGCTCGTACCATCCCGACTGGTTCGCCACGATGCTCGACGATTTCCACGCCGAGCTGCACGATCCGGCGACCCGCGGCGGCAACCTCCGCGAAGCCGAGGCCTGCTGCCGCCTCCTCGAGCGCGGCTACCAGTCGAGCGCGGGCGGCGGCGTGCGTCTCGCGCTGGCGGAGGTCCCATCCGCCCCGGCGGGAAGCCCCGCGACCCCCGGTGAGTGACGGGGTCGCGGCGCGACCCTTCGACGGGATCATCGTCGCGAACGGCGGCGCCGACCACGTCGTCGGCGGGATGCGGCTGGTGGAACGCGCCGCGTTCGCCCTGGCGCGCGCCGGGGCCACGCGTCTGCTGCTGCTCGGTCCAGGCCGCGACGCCGCCCTCAGGATGCCCCCGGTGGACGTGCAATGGAACGTGCCGCCGGCGACGTGGGTCGGTGCGGCGGGTGACCCGATCGTCGTGATCTCCGCCACCACCGTCGCCGCGCCGGCCACGATCGCGGCGCTCGCGGAGGAGCCGACGCCAGGGCCGCACGCCGCGCCCCGCGGC
This window contains:
- a CDS encoding Gfo/Idh/MocA family oxidoreductase, whose amino-acid sequence is MGFGNVAVEGHLPAWREHKLFDIVAVCDPNETRLALAAEALPTARRYADIDDLLLNERLDFVDVATPPASHAAIVLAALAKRVAVLCEKPLTTTWDVLRQIRNAASAARAVVFTTHNWKYAPIIRTAKRTLRRGDIGAVSHVRLETVRTTPPTDAGTDGTWRLDPAAAGGGILVDHGWHAFYLARHLADADPVAISAVTSQRKFTATSVEDTAECTIEFPRARAEIFLTWAGDARRNSGTVTGSLGTLTIADGTLITTIGNGPPVETRFAQPLSAGSYHPDWFATMLDDFHAELHDPATRGGNLREAEACCRLLERGYQSSAGGGVRLALAEVPSAPAGSPATPGE
- a CDS encoding aspartate aminotransferase family protein; protein product: MDKKPGPKSRSVFHEEQAVVAPGQQRIALLSELTLASGRGATITDLDGNTYLDFFAGVAVASLGHAHPAYMAKVEAQLRRISVGSFTTENRLKLLRLIAKLAPGNLARTQLFSGGAEAVEAAFRLAMSATGKYEIVGFWGGFHGKTAGVMGLIGDESKHGWGPLPGGRFSVPYADCARCPFKLRHPDCGLACADFARQAIKRTTSGAVAAIVIEPMQGTAGNVVPPPEFLPAIQSIAKEIGALLIADEMITGFGRTGRWFGCNHSNVVPDVMTVGKGMGNGFPISGVISSDDIVRAEPFSRASASSSSYGGNPLAATAALATLEAMVDEGLVEHAATIGAHMLDRLRAMRETYPFIGDVRGAGLMIGVDLVADRSTNELLGRAATERIFLDALQHGLLMMGYFPRIRINPPLTITREQADRGLDILDRVFARAAKEVPAS